A window of Pseudodesulfovibrio hydrargyri contains these coding sequences:
- a CDS encoding 2-oxoacid:acceptor oxidoreductase family protein: MRYMDSIIAGFGGQGVMLIGNLLAYAGMKDGLNVTYIPVYGPEMRGGTANCTVVLSEEDIGSPIIRCPKSLIAMNRPSLDKFQPRVVDNGIHIINSSLIDMDLADTARLKCFGVPCNDIADELGNTRMANMVAIGAFVQASGIIPLDAVIGSLENVISPRYHKLIPANTKAIEAGAKHVA; this comes from the coding sequence ATGCGCTACATGGATTCCATCATCGCGGGCTTCGGCGGCCAGGGCGTCATGCTCATCGGCAACCTGCTGGCCTACGCGGGCATGAAGGACGGCCTCAACGTCACCTACATCCCGGTCTACGGCCCGGAGATGCGCGGCGGCACCGCCAACTGCACGGTCGTGCTCTCCGAAGAGGACATCGGCTCGCCCATCATCCGCTGCCCCAAGTCGCTCATCGCCATGAACCGTCCGTCGCTCGACAAGTTCCAGCCGCGCGTCGTGGACAACGGCATCCACATCATCAACTCCTCGCTCATCGACATGGACCTGGCCGACACGGCCCGCCTCAAGTGCTTTGGGGTGCCCTGCAACGATATAGCCGACGAGCTGGGCAACACCCGCATGGCCAACATGGTCGCCATCGGCGCCTTCGTCCAGGCTTCGGGAATCATCCCGCTGGACGCGGTTATCGGTTCGCTGGAAAACGTCATCTCCCCGCGCTACCACAAGCTCATCCCGGCCAACACCAAGGCCATCGAGGCCGGCGCCAAACACGTCGCCTAG
- a CDS encoding thiamine pyrophosphate-dependent enzyme, with protein sequence MSEMNEKLVFDRPDSVIDRPTHYCPGCHHGIAHRLVGELLDEMDLTEKTLMVTSIGCSVFLYNYLNADAVEAPHGRAPAVATGVKRARPDSFVFTYQGDGDLASIGMAEIMHAANRGEKMSVVFVNNTVYGMTGGQMAPTTMIGQVTTTTPAGRCQTHEGAPIRMTEIIASLGGTAFAARGALNTVANIKKSRKYLKKAFEFQLNGTGFGFVELLSGCPTNWKMTALAANERIKDEMIPYFPLGVYKDVSEEGGVC encoded by the coding sequence ATGTCCGAAATGAACGAAAAGCTGGTCTTCGACCGGCCGGACAGCGTCATCGACCGGCCCACCCACTACTGCCCGGGCTGCCACCACGGCATCGCCCACCGGCTCGTCGGCGAACTGCTCGACGAGATGGACCTGACCGAAAAGACCCTGATGGTCACCTCCATCGGCTGCTCGGTCTTCCTCTACAACTACCTCAACGCCGACGCGGTGGAGGCCCCACACGGCCGCGCCCCGGCGGTGGCCACCGGGGTCAAGCGCGCCCGGCCCGACAGCTTCGTCTTCACCTACCAGGGAGACGGCGACCTGGCCTCCATCGGCATGGCCGAGATCATGCACGCCGCCAACCGCGGCGAAAAGATGAGCGTGGTCTTCGTCAACAACACGGTCTACGGCATGACCGGCGGCCAGATGGCCCCGACCACCATGATCGGCCAGGTGACCACGACCACCCCGGCGGGCCGCTGCCAGACCCACGAGGGCGCGCCCATCCGCATGACCGAGATCATCGCCTCCCTGGGCGGCACCGCCTTTGCCGCGCGCGGCGCGCTGAACACCGTGGCCAACATCAAGAAATCCAGAAAATACCTGAAAAAGGCCTTCGAGTTCCAGCTCAACGGGACCGGCTTCGGTTTCGTGGAGCTGCTCTCCGGCTGCCCGACCAACTGGAAAATGACCGCGCTTGCGGCCAACGAACGCATCAAGGACGAGATGATCCCGTACTTCCCCCTCGGCGTGTACAAGGACGTGTCCGAGGAAGGAGGTGTGTGCTGA
- a CDS encoding DnaA ATPase domain-containing protein, which yields MKESLRQHLLQTCTDEELKRWFDPLSFDYSEENKRLTVGFPHAFFARWFESDIQDKFEAQLNMFLGNGYVVSYKDSDAPERLRGVQVADVVKRIDFPFGQEFTFDTFLINKKNYFPIASAKEVAKQSGSLFNPFIICGPGGSGKTHLLKSVANEIAKKHDYSTIFMGSLEELNSLYSIRFKGDPFKARNHLFEYNFLFIDDFHKIKEHPHFQQELVNIFNHFYDNKKQMVLACREKVTSYDFLDDNLQSRLGWGLIVTLKEPDLEIRVGYIQRQVRSKRLSLSKEQVLTLAQRFADFRYLQGILLKLFAFKELVKQDLSQKDFEHILANTEEKTTDDLTPKKILSVVAEHFNVHVKDLTGTKRHQHIAHARQVAMFLCRQMLNTSYPALGRAFGGKDHSTVLYSVKKIDQLQEDDFELKQLLKTLKNKCRMS from the coding sequence GTGAAAGAATCACTTCGGCAACATCTCCTCCAGACCTGCACGGACGAGGAACTCAAGCGCTGGTTCGACCCGCTCTCCTTCGATTACTCCGAGGAAAACAAACGGCTGACCGTTGGTTTTCCCCACGCGTTTTTCGCCCGGTGGTTCGAGTCCGACATCCAGGACAAGTTCGAGGCGCAGCTGAACATGTTCCTGGGCAACGGGTACGTGGTCAGCTACAAGGACAGCGACGCGCCCGAGCGGCTGCGAGGCGTCCAGGTGGCCGACGTGGTCAAGCGCATCGACTTTCCCTTTGGCCAGGAATTCACCTTCGACACATTCCTGATCAACAAAAAGAACTATTTTCCCATCGCCTCGGCCAAGGAAGTGGCCAAGCAGTCCGGCTCCCTGTTCAACCCGTTCATCATCTGCGGGCCGGGCGGCTCGGGCAAAACCCATCTGCTCAAGTCCGTGGCCAATGAGATAGCCAAGAAGCACGACTACTCGACCATCTTCATGGGCTCGCTCGAGGAGCTCAACTCGCTCTATTCCATCCGCTTCAAGGGCGACCCGTTCAAGGCGCGCAACCACCTGTTCGAGTACAATTTCCTGTTCATCGACGACTTCCACAAGATCAAGGAACATCCCCATTTCCAGCAAGAACTGGTCAATATCTTCAACCACTTCTACGACAACAAGAAGCAGATGGTCCTGGCCTGCCGCGAAAAGGTCACCAGCTACGACTTTCTGGACGACAACCTGCAGTCCAGGCTCGGCTGGGGGCTGATCGTCACCCTCAAGGAGCCGGACCTGGAGATCAGGGTGGGCTACATCCAGCGCCAGGTGCGGTCCAAGCGGCTCTCCCTGAGCAAGGAACAGGTCCTGACTTTGGCCCAGCGGTTCGCGGACTTCCGCTATCTCCAGGGCATCCTGCTCAAGCTCTTCGCCTTCAAGGAGCTGGTCAAGCAGGACCTCTCCCAAAAGGACTTCGAACACATCCTGGCCAACACCGAGGAGAAGACCACCGACGACCTGACGCCCAAGAAGATTCTCAGCGTGGTGGCCGAACACTTCAACGTGCACGTCAAGGACCTGACCGGCACCAAGCGGCACCAGCACATCGCCCACGCCCGCCAGGTGGCCATGTTCCTCTGCCGTCAGATGCTGAACACCTCTTATCCGGCCCTGGGCAGGGCGTTCGGCGGCAAGGACCACTCCACGGTCCTGTACTCGGTCAAAAAAATCGATCAATTACAGGAAGATGACTTCGAATTGAAACAACTGTTGAAAACCTTGAAGAATAAATGTCGCATGTCGTGA
- a CDS encoding 4Fe-4S binding protein yields the protein MSRIEVREDRCKGCLLCTTVCPVDIIVQSDRFNVSGYKVAEVPEADKDKCTGCASCAQICPDVAIKVYRTPKKKEGK from the coding sequence ATGTCTCGAATCGAGGTCCGGGAGGATCGGTGCAAGGGGTGCCTGCTCTGTACCACCGTCTGTCCCGTAGACATTATCGTCCAGTCTGACCGGTTCAACGTCAGCGGCTACAAGGTTGCCGAGGTGCCCGAGGCCGACAAGGACAAATGTACCGGCTGCGCATCCTGCGCCCAGATCTGCCCGGACGTGGCGATCAAAGTGTACAGGACCCCCAAGAAGAAAGAGGGGAAGTAG
- the dnaN gene encoding DNA polymerase III subunit beta: protein MFLKVNRDEIIEGLQKSANIIPAKTGAAFLRTIWLQCENGNLNIMSTDSNLEFMGSYPAALEGEGLAGVQGRAFYDLVKQLRSDQGELTIRTDESDQNVLVEQKARKYKFPVNDPEWFQKFSSFPEDNTVYWSGDFLHEIIDKISFCISDEDSMEAIACIYMVPREKDGDKTVEVCGLNGHQFAMLNFVNDDIFAMLPEEGVLIQKKYLTELKKWLTADEIELAISNKRLFFRTGDKRETFTLPLSYYQYPNYNNFLARLGDDNVSTLEVNRLDLVDALSRVALFNTDSNRCAYFTFGESEVTVSAQGQETGTARESIDAAFSGDMARIAFPTRNLIEILNHFASPTVKFTLTGTEAPCGLTGSDDKDYNVIVMPMMIQEETYYTEENA from the coding sequence ATGTTTCTGAAAGTGAACCGAGATGAAATCATCGAAGGACTCCAGAAGTCGGCGAATATCATCCCGGCCAAAACCGGCGCAGCCTTCCTGAGGACCATCTGGCTCCAGTGCGAGAATGGGAACCTGAACATCATGAGCACGGATTCCAACCTGGAGTTCATGGGTTCCTATCCCGCGGCCCTGGAGGGCGAGGGATTGGCCGGCGTGCAGGGACGCGCCTTTTATGACCTGGTCAAGCAGCTGAGGTCCGATCAGGGCGAGTTGACCATCCGCACGGACGAGTCCGACCAGAACGTGCTGGTGGAGCAGAAGGCCCGCAAGTACAAGTTCCCGGTCAACGACCCCGAGTGGTTCCAGAAGTTCTCCTCCTTCCCCGAGGACAACACGGTCTACTGGTCCGGCGACTTCCTGCACGAGATCATCGACAAGATTTCGTTCTGCATTTCCGATGAGGACTCCATGGAGGCCATCGCCTGCATCTACATGGTCCCGCGCGAAAAGGACGGCGACAAGACCGTTGAGGTCTGCGGCCTGAACGGCCATCAGTTCGCCATGCTCAACTTCGTCAACGACGACATCTTCGCCATGCTTCCGGAAGAGGGCGTGCTCATCCAGAAGAAGTACCTGACCGAACTGAAGAAGTGGCTGACCGCCGACGAGATCGAGTTGGCCATCTCCAACAAGCGGCTGTTCTTCCGCACCGGGGACAAGCGCGAGACCTTCACCCTGCCGCTGTCCTATTATCAATACCCCAACTACAACAACTTCCTGGCCAGGCTGGGCGACGACAACGTCTCCACCCTGGAGGTCAACCGCCTGGATCTGGTGGACGCCCTGTCCCGCGTGGCTCTGTTCAACACCGACTCCAACCGCTGCGCCTATTTCACCTTTGGCGAGAGCGAGGTCACGGTGTCGGCCCAGGGCCAGGAGACCGGCACGGCCCGGGAATCCATCGACGCCGCCTTCAGCGGCGACATGGCCCGCATCGCCTTTCCCACCCGGAACCTGATCGAGATACTCAACCACTTCGCCTCTCCCACCGTGAAGTTCACCCTGACCGGCACCGAGGCCCCGTGCGGGCTGACCGGTTCCGACGACAAGGATTACAACGTGATCGTCATGCCCATGATGATCCAGGAAGAGACATACTATACCGAGGAAAACGCATAA
- a CDS encoding homocysteine biosynthesis protein: MAEFKVNKTVKEINERIRKGKAVVVNAEEMIEIVRKEGKVKAAQEVDVVTTGTFSPMCSSGLLFNIGQQPPVMKVSKLWLNNVPCYSGIAAVDAYLGATEPSDDDPLNKVHPGRFAYGGAHVMEDLLRGKAVHLRAEAYGTDCYPRRELDKDVTLADLPNAVMLNPRNCYQNYNAAVNLTNRTIYTYMGPLKANGSNVNYATSGALSPLFNDPYFRTIGMGTRIFMGGGVGYVIGEGTQHVQKPKRNERGIPESGSGTLMLKGDFKKMNARYVRAQSIIGYGVSLALGVGIPIPMLNEELAWFTGVSNEDISMPVKDYGYDYPNGIPREVTRVSFAELRSGEITVNEKKTATVPVTSHSMSLEVADKLKEWILRGDFLLTEKQDDIPSF, encoded by the coding sequence ATGGCAGAATTCAAAGTGAACAAGACGGTCAAGGAGATCAACGAACGCATCCGCAAGGGCAAGGCCGTGGTGGTCAATGCCGAGGAGATGATCGAGATCGTCAGGAAGGAAGGTAAGGTCAAGGCCGCCCAGGAAGTGGACGTGGTCACCACCGGCACCTTCTCCCCCATGTGCTCGTCCGGGCTGCTCTTCAACATCGGCCAGCAGCCGCCGGTCATGAAGGTCTCGAAGCTGTGGCTGAACAACGTGCCCTGCTACAGCGGCATCGCGGCCGTGGACGCCTATCTGGGCGCCACCGAGCCGTCGGACGACGATCCCCTGAACAAGGTCCACCCGGGCCGATTCGCCTATGGCGGGGCCCATGTCATGGAGGACCTGCTGCGCGGCAAGGCCGTGCACCTGCGGGCCGAGGCCTACGGCACGGACTGCTACCCCCGCCGCGAGCTGGACAAGGACGTCACCCTGGCCGACCTGCCCAACGCGGTCATGCTCAATCCGCGCAACTGCTACCAGAACTACAACGCGGCCGTGAACCTGACCAACCGGACCATCTACACGTACATGGGCCCGCTCAAGGCCAACGGGTCCAACGTCAATTACGCCACCTCGGGCGCGCTCTCCCCGCTGTTCAACGATCCGTACTTCCGGACCATCGGCATGGGCACGCGCATCTTCATGGGCGGCGGCGTGGGCTACGTCATCGGCGAGGGCACCCAGCACGTGCAGAAGCCCAAGCGCAACGAGCGCGGCATCCCGGAGAGCGGTTCGGGCACGCTCATGCTCAAGGGCGATTTCAAGAAGATGAACGCCCGCTACGTGCGCGCCCAGTCGATCATCGGCTACGGCGTGTCCCTGGCGCTCGGCGTGGGCATCCCCATCCCCATGCTCAACGAGGAGCTGGCCTGGTTCACCGGGGTGTCCAACGAGGACATCTCCATGCCGGTCAAGGACTACGGCTACGACTATCCCAACGGCATCCCGCGCGAGGTCACCCGCGTGTCCTTCGCCGAGCTGCGCAGCGGGGAGATAACGGTCAACGAGAAGAAGACCGCCACCGTGCCCGTGACCTCCCACTCCATGTCCCTGGAAGTGGCCGACAAGCTCAAGGAATGGATCCTCAGGGGCGACTTCCTGCTGACCGAAAAGCAGGACGACATCCCGAGCTTCTAG
- the queA gene encoding tRNA preQ1(34) S-adenosylmethionine ribosyltransferase-isomerase QueA, with amino-acid sequence MEIPEDYKLSSYDYELPEDHIAQEPAERRDGSRLLVLDRAADTLTPVRFTDLLDYLPDNCLLVANNSRVIPARIFGRKPTGGQVEFLLLTPLPLLVPGEEGGWMTARAEGLLRASKGPKTGTVVTFADDFSLTAEEPGEFGRWRVTLRWKGDLTGLFNTHGHLPLPPYIKRPDGEADRERYQTTYSNTAKTGSVAAPTAGLHFTPELRERIRAKGIQWAEVTLYVGYGTFSPVRCPDIRDHRMHAEYIEVGEETAEAIHRAKAEGRPVIAVGTTSARTLEGMVREAGSVRQFRGETDIFISPGYTFRVIDGILTNFHLPESSLIIMISALAGRKTILDAYAFALENNFRFFSYGDAMLIL; translated from the coding sequence ATGGAAATACCCGAAGACTACAAACTGTCGAGCTACGACTACGAGTTGCCCGAAGACCACATCGCCCAGGAGCCCGCCGAGCGCCGCGACGGCTCAAGGCTCCTGGTCCTGGACCGCGCGGCCGACACCCTGACCCCGGTCCGGTTCACGGACCTTCTTGATTATCTGCCGGACAACTGCCTGCTGGTGGCCAACAACTCGCGCGTCATCCCGGCGCGCATCTTCGGCCGCAAGCCCACCGGGGGCCAGGTGGAGTTTCTGCTGCTCACGCCCCTGCCCCTGCTCGTGCCGGGCGAGGAGGGCGGCTGGATGACCGCCCGGGCCGAAGGGCTGCTGCGCGCCTCCAAGGGGCCCAAGACGGGCACGGTCGTGACCTTTGCCGACGATTTCTCCCTGACCGCCGAGGAACCGGGCGAGTTCGGCCGCTGGCGGGTCACCCTGCGCTGGAAGGGCGATCTGACCGGCCTGTTCAACACGCACGGCCACCTGCCCCTGCCCCCGTACATCAAGCGCCCGGACGGCGAGGCGGACCGCGAGCGGTACCAGACCACCTATTCGAACACGGCCAAGACCGGTTCCGTGGCCGCGCCCACAGCGGGCCTGCACTTCACCCCGGAGCTGCGGGAGCGCATCCGGGCCAAGGGCATCCAGTGGGCCGAGGTGACCCTGTACGTGGGCTACGGGACCTTCAGCCCGGTGCGCTGCCCGGACATCCGCGACCACCGCATGCACGCCGAATACATCGAGGTCGGCGAGGAGACCGCCGAGGCCATACACCGGGCCAAAGCCGAAGGGCGTCCGGTCATCGCTGTGGGCACGACCAGCGCCCGCACCCTGGAAGGGATGGTCCGCGAAGCGGGTTCCGTGCGTCAATTCCGTGGAGAAACCGACATATTCATCTCCCCGGGCTATACTTTCAGGGTTATCGACGGTATTCTGACGAACTTCCATTTGCCAGAATCGTCGCTCATCATTATGATCTCGGCTCTTGCTGGCAGAAAAACGATCCTGGATGCCTACGCGTTCGCCCTGGAAAACAATTTTCGGTTCTTCTCCTATGGGGACGCGATGCTCATCCTGTAA
- a CDS encoding 3-methyl-2-oxobutanoate dehydrogenase subunit VorB, whose protein sequence is MSKKNDRIFVKGNEAIARGALAAKCKCFFGYPITPQNDIPEYMSSEIIKAGGDFVQAESEVAAANMLLGAGASGVRAMTSSSSPGIALKQEAISYMAGSEIPAVIVNMNRGGPGLGDIGPAQGDYYQSTRGGGHGDYRHFTFGPGTVQEAYDLTIKAFDIAFKQRTPVLILGDAILGQMKEPITPWLPENIDEEAGRDWAVTGRTGGREKRLVKSLFLEEGALAEQNRHLQAKYDSWKSMTEAEQFETEDADLILCAYGSIGRIAKSAVRKFRKDGKKVGLFRPITLYPFPSDELKELAEQGKRFLTIEHNLGQMLDDVRLAIRTVADSDFYPIYPGNLPTPDELEEPILKCLEGK, encoded by the coding sequence ATGAGCAAGAAAAACGACCGCATCTTCGTCAAGGGGAACGAAGCCATCGCGCGCGGCGCCCTGGCCGCCAAGTGCAAGTGCTTCTTCGGCTACCCGATCACCCCCCAGAACGACATACCCGAATACATGTCCTCCGAGATCATCAAGGCGGGCGGCGACTTCGTCCAGGCCGAGTCCGAGGTGGCCGCGGCCAACATGCTGCTCGGCGCGGGGGCGTCCGGTGTCCGGGCCATGACATCCAGCTCCTCGCCCGGCATCGCGCTCAAGCAGGAGGCCATCTCCTACATGGCGGGCAGCGAAATCCCGGCGGTCATCGTCAACATGAACCGGGGCGGCCCAGGCTTGGGCGACATCGGCCCGGCCCAGGGCGACTACTACCAGTCCACCCGGGGCGGCGGCCACGGCGACTACCGCCACTTCACCTTCGGACCCGGCACGGTCCAGGAAGCCTACGACCTGACCATCAAGGCCTTTGACATCGCCTTCAAGCAGCGCACCCCGGTGCTCATCCTGGGCGACGCCATCCTCGGCCAGATGAAGGAGCCCATCACTCCCTGGCTGCCCGAGAACATCGACGAGGAAGCGGGCCGAGACTGGGCCGTCACCGGCCGCACCGGCGGGCGTGAAAAGCGGCTGGTCAAGTCCCTGTTCCTCGAGGAAGGGGCCCTGGCCGAACAGAACAGACACCTCCAGGCCAAGTACGATTCCTGGAAGAGCATGACCGAGGCCGAGCAGTTCGAGACCGAGGACGCGGACCTGATCCTCTGCGCCTACGGGTCCATCGGCCGCATAGCCAAGTCCGCGGTGCGCAAGTTCCGCAAGGACGGGAAAAAGGTCGGCCTGTTCCGGCCCATCACCCTGTACCCGTTCCCGTCCGACGAGCTCAAGGAACTGGCCGAGCAGGGCAAGCGGTTCCTGACCATCGAACACAACCTGGGACAGATGCTCGACGATGTGCGCCTGGCCATCAGGACCGTGGCCGACTCCGACTTCTACCCCATCTACCCCGGCAACCTGCCCACCCCGGACGAGCTCGAGGAGCCGATCCTCAAATGCCTGGAGGGTAAATAA
- a CDS encoding RHS repeat domain-containing protein, with protein MAAPYSCDVRRGPDGRIVEKTETVRGRKSTWTYVYDGSGRLAEAKLDGRLICQCWYDREGRRVRDYLPATAGANYRDYQYTPDNRLMRAGGGQYSHDERGFQSIWSDKGVYTLYEYAPDYRLLKAEEEDRDKVFTFAHDEDGQRVAKYRNGELVEAYQWLDFVRLAAFYDGRHAYEFAYRDGERTPFAMRRDDGEVAGLFYDQVGSLRVVADVDDNVIKEVLYDPFGGIIEDTNPDLRLPIGFAGGLHDRDLGFVRFGWRDYDVRTGRWTAPDPIGEKGGDPDWYGYCLDDPVNKTDPLGLEGGFWGGVKKIGAGLGKLWDRAPAGIGEALTKGAKGAGEALGKTVDAFKTNKDLQKYTAIALGAGAAPIVAAGATETIPVVMGVAMQHPDKLAAGSQAAVDFANGLVEGPPPQSPAGVAGTIGKATYDWYKRNREKNAN; from the coding sequence ATGGCAGCACCATATTCCTGTGACGTGAGGCGCGGCCCGGACGGGCGCATTGTGGAGAAAACCGAGACGGTCAGGGGGCGCAAGTCCACCTGGACCTATGTGTATGACGGCAGCGGGCGGCTGGCCGAGGCGAAGCTGGACGGACGGCTGATCTGCCAGTGCTGGTACGACCGCGAGGGGCGTAGGGTGCGGGATTATCTGCCCGCCACGGCCGGGGCGAATTATCGGGATTACCAGTACACCCCGGACAACCGGCTGATGCGCGCGGGGGGCGGGCAGTATTCGCACGATGAGCGCGGGTTCCAGTCCATCTGGTCGGACAAGGGCGTGTATACCCTGTACGAGTATGCACCGGACTATCGGCTGCTCAAGGCCGAGGAGGAGGACCGGGACAAGGTCTTCACCTTTGCCCACGACGAGGACGGTCAGCGGGTGGCCAAGTACCGAAACGGCGAACTCGTGGAGGCCTACCAATGGCTCGACTTCGTGCGCCTGGCCGCGTTCTATGACGGGCGGCACGCCTACGAATTCGCCTACCGCGACGGCGAGCGCACGCCCTTCGCCATGCGCCGCGACGACGGCGAGGTGGCCGGGCTGTTCTACGACCAGGTCGGTTCCCTGCGCGTTGTTGCCGACGTGGACGACAACGTGATAAAGGAAGTACTGTACGACCCGTTCGGCGGCATCATCGAGGACACCAACCCGGACCTGCGCCTGCCCATAGGCTTCGCGGGCGGCCTGCACGACCGGGACCTGGGCTTCGTCCGCTTCGGCTGGCGCGACTACGACGTCAGGACCGGCCGATGGACCGCGCCTGATCCGATTGGGGAGAAGGGTGGGGACCCGGACTGGTACGGGTATTGCCTGGATGATCCGGTGAATAAGACTGATCCGCTGGGGCTGGAAGGCGGATTTTGGGGAGGCGTGAAGAAAATCGGAGCCGGGCTTGGCAAGTTATGGGACAGGGCTCCGGCCGGTATAGGCGAGGCCCTTACCAAAGGCGCAAAAGGAGCCGGGGAGGCATTGGGCAAAACCGTGGACGCCTTCAAGACGAACAAGGACTTGCAAAAATATACTGCCATTGCCCTAGGAGCCGGGGCGGCCCCCATCGTCGCAGCGGGGGCGACCGAAACGATCCCTGTCGTGATGGGAGTGGCCATGCAGCATCCGGATAAACTTGCGGCGGGATCACAAGCGGCTGTCGATTTTGCGAATGGTCTTGTAGAAGGCCCGCCGCCGCAAAGTCCAGCCGGTGTAGCAGGGACAATCGGCAAAGCAACCTATGACTGGTATAAACGAAATCGAGAGAAAAATGCGAATTAG